One genomic segment of Photobacterium sp. DA100 includes these proteins:
- a CDS encoding ABC transporter substrate-binding protein, translating into MKKILLGLAFALASGLSTAQPPTEAEQNWDEIVKQANGQTVYFNAWGGSQEINDYLRWAGRQLQSQYGINLKHVKVADIAETTQRLLAEKAAGKNAGGSVDLVWINGENFRSMKHSNLLYGPFTQQLPNWQYVDTRLPIDEDFTEPTAGLEAPWGVGQLVFIHDKETLNNPPKNFAELLSLAKAYPGKVSYPQPPEFHGSSFLKAALLELTNQPDSLYSEIDSQTERQRFETVTAPLWQYLDQLHPVAWQQGKRFPSGTSETIQLLDDRQLLLAITFNPNAANAAIENGNLVETAQAYAFEQGALSNIHFLAIPWNARAKAGALVTINFLMSPEAQARKADAKVWGDPSILKQEALTSRGTQGFSLFKSIPEPHPSWLTAIELEWQKRYGS; encoded by the coding sequence ATGAAAAAAATACTGCTTGGGCTGGCATTTGCGCTGGCCTCTGGCCTCAGCACGGCACAGCCCCCGACAGAAGCCGAGCAAAACTGGGATGAAATTGTCAAACAGGCCAACGGGCAAACCGTCTATTTCAATGCTTGGGGAGGCAGCCAAGAGATCAATGACTACTTGCGCTGGGCCGGCCGTCAGCTTCAGTCGCAGTACGGTATCAACCTCAAGCATGTCAAAGTGGCAGACATTGCCGAAACCACCCAACGTCTGCTGGCAGAAAAGGCGGCGGGAAAAAACGCTGGCGGCAGTGTCGATCTGGTTTGGATCAACGGTGAGAATTTCCGTTCGATGAAACACAGCAACCTACTCTATGGCCCGTTTACCCAACAGCTTCCGAACTGGCAGTATGTGGATACCCGCCTGCCGATTGATGAAGACTTCACCGAGCCCACTGCTGGCTTAGAAGCCCCGTGGGGCGTGGGCCAGCTGGTCTTTATCCATGACAAGGAAACGCTGAATAACCCACCGAAAAACTTTGCTGAGCTCCTGAGCTTGGCCAAGGCATATCCGGGCAAGGTCAGCTATCCTCAACCACCAGAGTTTCACGGCAGCAGCTTCCTCAAAGCAGCATTGCTGGAACTGACCAATCAACCGGACTCATTATACAGCGAGATTGACAGCCAGACCGAACGCCAACGCTTCGAAACAGTCACCGCACCGCTGTGGCAATACCTGGATCAGCTCCATCCCGTTGCCTGGCAGCAAGGTAAGCGGTTCCCATCAGGCACCAGCGAAACTATTCAGTTGCTGGATGATCGGCAGCTACTGCTGGCGATCACCTTCAACCCCAATGCAGCCAACGCCGCTATCGAGAATGGTAACTTGGTAGAAACGGCTCAAGCTTATGCGTTTGAACAAGGTGCGCTATCCAATATCCACTTTTTGGCAATCCCGTGGAACGCTCGAGCCAAAGCAGGTGCCCTGGTCACGATTAATTTTCTGATGAGTCCGGAAGCGCAAGCACGCAAGGCAGATGCCAAGGTTTGGGGGGACCCATCCATCCTGAAACAGGAGGCCTTGACCAGCAGAGGCACTCAAGGCTTTTCACTGTTTAAATCCATTCCTGAGCCACATCCAAGCTGGTTGACTGCCATAGAGCTGGAATGGCAAAAGCGTTACGGCAGCTAA